The following DNA comes from Camelina sativa cultivar DH55 chromosome 14, Cs, whole genome shotgun sequence.
gctACCTGAAAAGTTTGGATCGGAGAGATAGCAGTTTGCTTCAAAGATGTATGCTCGAGCACGCAACTCCAAACCTCCATGGCCAAGAATCATAGGGAATGTTCCATGCAAAAGGTCTAATGCCCGTTTAGCATGATTTGATCCAAGACCAAGCCACAGCTCAGCCAGCGTGAGCGTAGCTGATGCTCTGAGAAGATCCAAGTTGAATGACTGGCAAAACGAGATGCTTGCCAGCGCATATGGAAGACCCAGGACTGAATTTCCTGACTTCTGTAAACCAAAAACGAAGGGGGGCGAAAATTGAAAGCCACTTAGAAAACTGATGAAGAATTATAAATAATACCCATAGCACAACGTTTTCTATGTATTATAATCCTAATCAGCAGAGATAGATCAGATTCAGAAGAAATACATGCATGTTAAGCTATGCATGGAAGGACAAATATATTCCAGCAAACCAATCTGGTAAGGTAGCATGGATTGTCCAATNTTGTTGGCTTATTATTTTCATTGTCCGTTCGTTCTGAAAAGGCAATGACTATTCGATATTGCAACTACGAAACATGAACTACAATCtgacggcaaaaaaaaaacctacagtCTAAGTAgtaaaagacaacaaaagctACCTGAAAAGTTTGGATCGGAGAGATAGCAGTTTGCTTCAAAGATGTATGCTCGAGCACGCAACTCCAAACCTCCATGGCCAAGAATCATAGGGAATGTTCCATGCAAAAGGTCTAATGCCCGTTTAGCATGATTTGATCCAAGACCAAGCCACAGCTCAGCCAGCGTGAGCGTAGCTGATGCTCTGAGAAGATCCAAGTTGAATGACTGGCAAAACGAGATGCTTGCCAGCGCATATGGAAGACCCAGGACTGAATTTCCTGACTTCTGTAAACCAAAAACGAAGGGGGGCGAAAATTGAAAGCCACTTAGAAAACTGATGAAGAATTATAAATAATACCCATAGCACAACGTTTTCTATGTATTATAATCCTAATCAGCAGAGATAGATCAGATTCAGAAGAAATACATGCATGTTAAGCTATGCATGGAAGGACAAATATATTCCAGCAAACCAATCTGGTAAGGTAGCATGGATTGTCCAATTAATGTGTTCTCAAGCTAGAAATTTATTACCTTATGGATCTCTGCAAGCAAAAGAAGAACCGAAGCCTTTTCGATTTGCAAATTGAATTTATGACACGTGCAAAAAAGGTAGTGTGCCACATTTGATGCCTGTAGAGAACGTAGTAGGAAAGCAAATTTGAAGATACACTAAAAATAGCACATGGCCTGAGATTATAGATTGCACATGGAGTTAATAACAGATGGTCAGGGATTTACTACAAACCTGGCTATACTGTTTTGCTGCAAGCAAAGTCCGAGCTTCGCGAAGACTTGCTTCTACTTTCAGCTCCATGTCTACACCCATGGCTGTTGATGCCAATCCTCCTAGCTCATTGCACATTCGTTGAGCTAGCTTTAGATTCCCACTAATAGAGTTAAGAAAGTTAGAACAGCTGACTTAAGAGATAACAATTCCAACACAACAGAAAGCCTCTGTTCAAATTCTATATCCAAATGAATGGTTTATGCAGTTTCAAAGCGTTTAAATTTATCTACATAACCCTCAAACAATGCACTAAATGATCACAGAGGGCAGATGAATCAGCTTTGCTGGTTTTATGATGTTGCTTAAGCAAAATATCAAGAAGATGCACTTTATTGAGAATTTAGAGTACTGTAAAATAGTGAAACTCCGGCACAGAGTTGCGTTGGGGGGAGCAGAAGTTGATTAGAATCCCCCATTCTTTCTCGTACCCATGGTGCTAATATGAACTAATAAAGATTAACTTGAGTGACATGTATAGGAGACTGGGAACCTTACCAATGCAAGGCACGTTCATGTAGTAGCTGCAACTTGAGcaacaaaatttttgattttgatacgGTTAAGAACTTTTCCTCCGCAATCTTAAGAGCAGCAAAGGCATCTAAAAAGGCATTGTTTTAGAAAACAGGTCAACAACAATTTCATCCGACATgcgtattttttattttccaacacaggaaaagaaaaaaaaaaaacataaagcaaGATCTAAATAAATACCCTGCATGCAATAGAAGCAGCAACAAATAAACGTGATTGgaaaatttagaagaaaatataGACATTTCTACACTGACTTGGCCTATATAACAAGATAAACATGACCTTATGCAATCTAACCTTTGTGTCCCTTATATAGTGCCAGATGTTGAATGAGCTTCAAGTATGCTAACTCTCCGTCAGATGAACTATAGAAGCAAGAAATAGATCAAAATCCCTCAAGACGAAtgtaagagagagagtgtgGGGCGGGGACAAGAAAGTGATACATTTCAAGAAAATTACCTCGAAGAGTCACCGAATAATGTAGCATACACCAAGGTATTCATACGAGCCATAGGAGCACTATCAAGAAACAAATGAATTAATAAACTACACAAAATCAACACTTTTAAGTTTCTATGGTTAGTTGTCCTAGTGGTAAGGTCAGCAAAGGGCGAAATTGTATGAGTATACCTGCCATAAAACTCCCATGAAGTAGCCCGGAGTAGATATGAAGCACCTATTAATTGTGATACAGATCCAGGAATCGAGACCGAATGATCACATAACTGGAAATATGTCGAACTCTTTCTAGAACCAGAGTCCTGGGAAACCACAGGTGGACCCCATGGTTTTTGCAAGTCTTTAAGCCAAGCCGAGCTTAGAGAACCATCAACGGTCATAGGAGAGCTTTCAGAAGAAAAGTCGCTGATTAGGTGTGCACCTAGTCGTATCTCCTGCCATGGATTATTCAAGAACTGATTAGACCTCAAAAAGCAGATGTAAATATTTCACTCTAGTCAAAATAGTTAGGTCGTATACTGAGTACCTTGCAGACACTAACTGGACAAGTTTTGTGACGCATCGAAGCTTTGGGACCAAACGACAGTAGAGGCCTTTGCACATGCTGTATTACAACAAAATAACTATTCTGATTTCACGTATACCAAACATTAGGATACCAAATATATGGATTTTTTGCACTATTTGACAGTTATCAAAGAAGCAGGGCTAGCtaagcatttttaaaaaagaaacagataTTTTGAAAGTGAAAGTACGTGCCAATTTAAGCTTTGTACGTCAAGtttacagaaacaaaaaaaagagatgaaagaaGACACATGCGGAAAGGAAAACTGgtgacttttctttctttgtaacACATCCTATAACTCAAGAAAACTAGTTAAGAATAGACCTTACCATTAACTCAAATTTAGCCATCGCAAGGTGATTGGAAGCCACTAAGCGTCTTAACTTTAGACTGTCAGCTCTCCTTAAAGACTCTTTCAAAAGTATGTACACTCTTTGTTGTACAGATAATGAAGACGCAGTGCTAGTGACAGGTGAGTACGAGGATCCAAGAACACTGCTGGTACTTGCAATGCCCATTTCTGATAACAAGTTGCTCATTGCTGCTAGTGTATATGCTAGACAAGTATCATTACTAAGCTGCAGAATCAACAAACGTTTtaaataccatatatatattatagctTGAATAACAGTCAGTATCTTCAAACAACATAAGCTGTTGACGGTACTCATGTGATTGTACATTGAAGCTACGTGAGAAAAATTGATCCTTCTATCATGTACAAAATACAACTAATTCATATCTGCTAAGACTGCACTACCCCATGTGACACCATAAAATCAGTACGTAAGttacatatatctttttggCAGCGGTAAAACATGTTTGATGCTCTAAAATACAAGATTATATTAAGAGACATAGCAATAATGGTCCTAAATCCCTTCGCAGAActttatgatataaaaatagaaaaagactAGCTCCAGATTCAGCTTAAGGAAACTTTCATACAACTACACGTCCTGCAGGAATTTAACACACCACTTTCTTCAAAATATACTATAAACAGAGTAACAGCAGATGAATTAAGTGAGAATATACCTGCTGTGATACACGCACAGCCTCTGTTAAAACCTGTGGTTGGAGAGAAACCATattataagcaaaacaaacaatgatAAGACCCTACTTCATGTCTAGTGAGATCGCTTATAATTATGAAGTTAAGATAGCAAAAAAATCACTGCTTGCATGGGCAAATTTTCaactttctaaaataaatttgtatatacacAGAAGTATGAGCTAAGTAGCTGATTACAATTTCAAGTAATCTATCAAGGAGGATAATATTGTGAGGTTAACACACTCAAGATTCATCAAAAATGAGCATCACTTATTATTAGCCTCACAAACAGCCCAATAAACTATCCAATGTACAATGTGGTCGATCCAGGAAGTATTTTAAAGATCAAGAACAATTCTTTAGCAATAGAAACTATCAAAAGAAGTAATGCTCACCTCTAGGGCCAAATTCGGATGCCCAAAGCGGAAATGCATCATTCCCAAACATAGCAACGCAATCTCGTACCTTCCATACATGCTGCAATCAGCTGAAGGAGGAACAAGGTCAAATCCCTCAGTCCCTGCACTTTAAGGCAATGGAACATGGATCAACTCATGTTTGAATTAAATTTCTTAGTGCCAAACATCTAACAGGCaaataaaacttgatatttACAGGAGTCACATGCAAGCGATAAGCAGTCAGCAGTAATATTGTGAtaattatgacattttttttggaaacagaTAACAACAGCAAAAACTACAGATTACCTGTAATCAAAGTAACGGAGGAGATTATCCAAAGCAGCAAAATAGTCATCGCTGTGAAGTTTATTCAAGTAGCGCAAAAAGTGAACCTGCATCATTGCATGCCATACATAACATGTAAGAATattaaaacaatcaaagaaTATATAACTTCTGAATCGAatgcaaagtaaaatataaagaagcaaGAACATTACATGATGCAATTCCGGGGCTAAATTCGGAAGCTGCTCAAGGAAACTTTCAATCGAACTTGAAGAGAATGAACTTGAACTTCCATGGCTGACATTACAAGGAGATGGAAGTTTTAGAACTAGCAGTATTTTGACAGAAATATATCGATTACTAAGGAAATAGAGGTTTTACGTTTCAATTGCATCAGCCTGTTCCATTAAAAAACCTTGTATCTGCAAATTTGTCCGAAGGAATAATGATTCATCTACTAGAGTATCCACAACTGTACTTGATGACGCACTAGCAACTAGAGTAGTTTCTGTAATTTTCTTGCTGGTTCTTGACGATTCCTTCGGAGAAACTCGCAAACCTGCATGTTTCATTTGTTCTGTGCGTTTATATAACATTGAGAGCCTTACAAAACAAGCAAGTGCCAAAACgtaagaatgaaacaaaaccacaaaaGCAGACAACTAATTTAATTAGAGTAGGGAAATATCTTTGTAACTgttcataaacaaacaaaaaaaatcttaaaaagttTCATAAAAACACTTCCAAAGTCTTCGGAAAAAAGTGTGATACAGGTTGAACTGTGATCCTCACTAATGCAAATGCATTGGCAAAAACATCTTACCAAACATAGAAAGGAAAGTAGCATCAATATAAAACTCTATCCACTCAACATTTTCTAGCACCTGGAAAATCTGAGAAGTATTAAGTTTTCTTTGAGCAAAAAAACGGGATTACCAGAAGTGATACCTTCTATCACTTTGAATATTGCTTCAGGCGTATGAAGGTGAAAAGGGACGCTTCCACTAACATTTTTCTGAAGCTCTAGTTCTTCGGTTGCTTTATCAATCGCATAGATCTCCATATCCATCTGATCATAATGTGTTAATGATTCCAGATCATTATTAGATGCATCAAACTGAGCAGAACTCGAATGAGCTTCTTTGCAGTAATCTTCAATGCTTGAAAAAAGATGACAAACTCCCTGCACGGGATTCACATATCAATGAAATGGACAGTTCTTTcaaacatttatttatgtgtttctgCAAGGTAAAGAATGTAGACGGAAAATTACAAGAGCCCGTTGCTGTATGACAGATTCTGACTTTATTTTTGAC
Coding sequences within:
- the LOC104739212 gene encoding anaphase-promoting complex subunit 5-like, which codes for MAGLTRTAGAFAVTPHKISVCILLQIYAPSAQMSLPFPFSSVSQHNRLGLYLLSLTKCCDDIYEPKLEELINQLRDVGEEMDAWLTDHLTNRFSSLASPDDLLNFFNDMRGILGSPDSGVVQDDQIILDPNSNLGMFFRRCILAFNLLSFEGVCHLFSSIEDYCKEAHSSSAQFDASNNDLESLTHYDQMDMEIYAIDKATEELELQKNVSGSVPFHLHTPEAIFKVIEGLRVSPKESSRTSKKITETTLVASASSSTVVDTLVDESLFLRTNLQIQGFLMEQADAIETHGSSSSFSSSSIESFLEQLPNLAPELHHVHFLRYLNKLHSDDYFAALDNLLRYFDYSAGTEGFDLVPPSADCSMYGRYEIALLCLGMMHFRFGHPNLALEVLTEAVRVSQQLSNDTCLAYTLAAMSNLLSEMGIASTSSVLGSSYSPVTSTASSLSVQQRVYILLKESLRRADSLKLRRLVASNHLAMAKFELMHVQRPLLSFGPKASMRHKTCPVSVCKEIRLGAHLISDFSSESSPMTVDGSLSSAWLKDLQKPWGPPVVSQDSGSRKSSTYFQLCDHSVSIPGSVSQLIGASYLLRATSWEFYGSAPMARMNTLVYATLFGDSSSSSDGELAYLKLIQHLALYKGHKDAFAALKIAEEKFLTVSKSKILLLKLQLLHERALHCGNLKLAQRMCNELGGLASTAMGVDMELKVEASLREARTLLAAKQYSQASNVAHYLFCTCHKFNLQIEKASVLLLLAEIHKKSGNSVLGLPYALASISFCQSFNLDLLRASATLTLAELWLGLGSNHAKRALDLLHGTFPMILGHGGLELRARAYIFEANCYLSDPNFSVSTDSDTVLDSLRQASDELEALEYHELAAEASYLMAMVYDKLGRVEEREEAAALFKKHIIALENPQDVEQNMA